A single genomic interval of Zingiber officinale cultivar Zhangliang chromosome 4A, Zo_v1.1, whole genome shotgun sequence harbors:
- the LOC121973592 gene encoding protein METHYLENE BLUE SENSITIVITY 1-like, with protein sequence MTGKAKPKKHTAKEIAAKVDAATTNRGGGKAGQSDRTGQEKGGHAKLECPLCKTTAPDIKSMQIHHDARHPKVPFDESKLVNLHATVAVDASKPRPGVRGSHKK encoded by the coding sequence ATGACGGGGAAGGCGAAGCCGAAGAAGCACACAGCGAAGGAGATCGCTGCGAAAGTCGACGCCGCGACGACCAATCGGGGCGGCGGCAAGGCGGGGCAGTCGGATCGCACCGGACAGGAAAAGGGCGGCCACGCCAAGCTGGAATGCCCTCTTTGCAAGACCACCGCTCCCGATATAAAGTCCATGCAGATCCACCACGACGCCCGCCACCCGAAGGTCCCTTTCGATGAGTCCAAGCTTGTCAACCTCCACGCTACCGTCGCCGTTGATGCCTCCAAGCCCCGTCCTGGCGTCCGTGGAAGCCACAAGAAGTAA